TCGtagaaaaaaaaggcaaaaatggATTTTGCAAAGTTGATAGCTGAAAATACGATATTCATTATATCAACGAGCAAATGTTACATGTAATTCTTAGTGAAGAGCTTGTTGGTGTTATTGGGAGTTAACCCAATAGTTTTTAAGGTGGAAGAGGAGGAGAAAAGCTCTGTGTTGATGAAGCTATCAAAGATGAATGAAGGTTTCAACAGTAGTACTGGAGGACCGTGGGATTTACCAGCAGTGTATAAAGGAGGAAAGTACTTAAGAGGTTTTGATAAAGTGATGGAGAGTCATGTAAAGGGTGAATTAGTTCCCATGCTTAAGAAAGCTGGAGCTTTATGGCTTTGAATTAACTAGCTACTCcattgttctatttttttttttgttgttttagttttctttttataTGGTGTAATTTACAGTAAAAGTATACAGTTGGTTATATTG
The window above is part of the Capsicum annuum cultivar UCD-10X-F1 unplaced genomic scaffold, UCD10Xv1.1 ctg52939, whole genome shotgun sequence genome. Proteins encoded here:
- the LOC124892995 gene encoding glutaredoxin-C9-like, which produces MHRTSALRSSAAPAASGSSSGGSGMPPRHSLKSLLVLLGVNPIVFKVEEEEKSSVLMKLSKMNEGFNSSTGGPWDLPAVYKGGKYLRGFDKVMESHVKGELVPMLKKAGALWL